The Ochotona princeps isolate mOchPri1 unplaced genomic scaffold, mOchPri1.hap1 HAP1_SCAFFOLD_388, whole genome shotgun sequence genome window below encodes:
- the CLIC3 gene encoding chloride intracellular channel protein 3, which produces MAETSTLQLFVKASEDGESVGHCPSCQRLFMVLLLKGVPFTLTTVDTHRSLDVLKDFAPGSQLPILLYDGEAKTDTLQIEEFLEQTLGPPNFPSLAPRYRESNTAGNDVFHKFSAFIKNPAPAQDQALYQQLLRALARLDGYLRAPLEHELAREPQLQESSRRFLDGDQLTLADCRLLPKLHIVDAVCAHFRHAPIPAELRAVRRYLDNAQQEKEFKYTCPPGTEILAAYRPVVRPR; this is translated from the exons ATGGCCGAAACCTCCACACTGCAGCTGTTCGTCAAG GCGAGCGAGGACGGTGAGAGCGTGGGCCACTGCCCGTCCTGCCAGCGCCTCTTCATGGTCCTACTCCTGAAGGGCGTGCCCTTCACCCTGACCACAGTGGACACTCACAG GTCCCTGGACGTGCTCAAAGACTTCGCGCCAGGCTCGCAGCTGCCCATCCTGTTGTACGACGGCGAGGCCAAGACCGACACGCTGCAGATCGAGGAGTTCCTGGAGCAGACGCTGGGGCCGCCCAA CTTCCCCAGCCTGGCGCCTCGGTACCGGGAGTCCAACACGGCAGGCAACGACGTCTTCCACAAGTTCTCTGCTTTCATCAAGAACCCAGCGCCAGCACAAGACCAAG CCCTGTACCAGCAGCTGCTGCGCGCCCTCGCCCGGCTGGACGGCTACCTGCGCGCGCCCCTGGAGCACGAGCTGGCGCGGGAGCCGCAGCTGCAGGAGTCCAGCCGCCGCTTCCTGGACGGTGACCAGCTCACCCTGGCCGACTGCAGGCTGCTCCCCAAGCTGCACATTGTGGAC GCCGTGTGCGCGCACTTCCGCCACGCGCCCATCCCGGCTGAGCTGCGTGCTGTGCGCCGCTACCTGGACAACGCGCAGCAGGAGAAGGAGTTCAAGTACACATGTCCGCCCGGCACCGAGATCCTGGCGGCCTACCGGCCTGTCGTGCGCCCCCGCTAG
- the PAXX gene encoding protein PAXX: MAPPLCTLPPGPGPPRFVCFCEEEQDGPAGGVHVCVTDGLQLWSTYSAPHGPAARDGPSAAQDIVARFRAACQQQAVTLTLQEDAAALTLSGVPPALALDLRKVPAAEAAPRLQALTLGLAERVCSLERSLAGRFLPPHLLQSEGACARPLPWQWRFPSSAVEAAAATPSPRKNPRPAGPGPFLQDVESQRGVPGQRVRRRCPGESLINPGFKSKKPAGGVDFEDS; the protein is encoded by the exons ATGGCGCCGCCGCTGTGCACgctgccgccgggcccggggccGCCCCGCTTCGTGTGCTTCTGCGAGGAGGAGCAAGACGGGCCTGCGGGCGGCGTCCACGTCTG CGTGACCGACGGCTTGCAGCTGTGGAGCACCTACTCGGCGCCGCACGGCCCGGCC GCGCGCGACGGCCCGAGCGCGGCCCAGGACATCGTCGCCCGCTTCAG GGCAGCCTGCCAGCAGCAGGCAGTGACGCTGACCCTGCAGGAGGACGCGGCGGCCCTGACGCTCTCGGGGGTCCCTCCCGCCCTGGCCTTGGACCTGCGCAAGGTGCCCGCGGCAGAGGCAGCCCCCAGGCTGCAGGCGCTGACCCTGGGCCTGGCCGAGCGCGTCTGCAGCCTGGAGCGGAGCCTGGCAGGTaggttcctccctccccacctcctccagTCGGAGGGTGCCTGCgcgcgccccctcccctggcAATGGCGGTTTCCTTCCTCAGCTGTGGAGGCGGCGGCCGCGACCCCCAGCCCTAGGAAGAACCCTCGACCGGCAGGGCCTGGGCCCTTCCTCCAAG ATGTGGAGTCCCAGCGAGGCGTCCCCGGGCAGAGGGTCAGGAGGCGGTGTCCTGGGGAGTCCCTCATCAACCCCGGCTTCAAGAG TAAGAAGCCAGCGGGCGGCGTGGACTTCGAGGACAGCTGA